The Cellulosilyticum sp. I15G10I2 genome contains the following window.
AACTGCTCCTGTATCCGCCACCCCAATAATCAGCTTTCCCCCAGCCATATTTGCAAAAGCAACTATTGTCTTTATAAGTTTCTCAGCAGAAGGAAATTTTTCTTTAAATTCGATAGTTTTACCTTCTCCTTTTTTTATTTGCTCAAATAGATCCATGTTGATCACCGTCTCCCGCTTATTAGGACTAGCCTTAATTTCCTTATTTTAACATATCTTTGCAAATAGATAAAGTCTTTAGCCTAGATGCCATTTCTTTTATATGCTATATCCCCTCCCCTATAATGCTTATAAACCTTATGATCATCTATGCTATAATGAATTTAGCTTTTAATCGTTTATTTTTATAGTTTGTGTTACAATCAATTTAAAGAAAGCCTTAGTGCGCTAACACTAAGACTCCCTGAATGTTTTATATTTGTGGGCTTTTGTACAATTGATAGGTCTTTCTCTGTTATGCGTTGTTTTTAAACCATGTGATGATGTCCTCAGACTCATAAAGAGGATTGCCATTAATAAATAAACATGGCACTTGTGACTTGCCACCCACCTTAATTAATGTATTATATGCCTCGTCGTCAGTATGAATATTTTTATAGGTGATATCAATAGACTTACCCTCTAAAAACTTTCTCACTTTATAGCAAAAAGGGCACCCATCAAAATAATATAATACTAATTCTTTCATACGAATTCCTCCTAATTAGTTAAGATAGTACTGCTAGTCCTATAAGCAAGCTTGATTGATCAAAAAATAAATACTAGAAGAAATAAGATCTGTCCTCTGTTAGTATAGGCATTAAAACATAAAATAATCATTTACAATTATCTATCTAACTAAAAATTGAGTGATAAAAAGGATTAAATAAAAACCTCAGGGTACATATTCATGCTTGTTTCCATAATGGCCTGAATTCGCCCTAGCCCCTGTTGATGATTTTTCATAAAACCTACTAAACTCTTCCTATCTATCCTCATTCCATTTCCGAGTACCTGCATCTGCTTTTTAAAGTTCTGGCTAAAAGGCTTTGCTTTTACTTGCCTTAACAAGATAGCATTACTTGTGTAAGTAGGATAAGCTGATGTATCTGATAGTAAAGATAGTCCATTATCAAAAATTGGACATATTCTAAATTCGCTCTCATCATTATAAATAACAGCCAGGTTATTTAAATGCCTGTCTTCATTCCAAATAATCTCCTGAAGGTTATTTATAGATCTCCTGATTTGGTAAAGTTCTTTGATAAGCACCCTTCCCAAACCCTATCTTCTTCAATAATAGAACACAAATCATACGTAATATACTCTTCTTGATCTAGGTTTGATAACTTCAGCGTCTCCGATACAAACCATTCCGCCAAATCCTCATAACCAAATGTATTAGCTTTTAACCAATAACCGTCTTTAAACCATTTAATTTGATTGCCTTTACTGGATGAACTGGTTTCGCGCCTATCTTGCTGATTAACCCTAATCTCTGATCTTGATATCATCATAACACAACCTTTCTCCTTTAAACCGTACCCAGTAATAATCTTTCAAACTGTAGACCATGGGTCTTTTTTACAATAGATAAAGGAGAATAGGTCCTAAGTCCTAGATCCTGAAGAAGTTGGTCTTTATTAAATCTTGTTTCTGGAAAACATCTGCTGTGCAGCCATTTTGCTATATCTTGCATCGTCTTTATTAAGTATTTCAAAATCTAAAACCTTATCCATAGTACTTACTTCCTTTCCTTCATTCAGTGTTTTATGCACTAGTCCGATGCTGCATTCATATTTTTCAGCTAGATCTCTTATAGTAGCTCCCGCCTCTTTATCTAATCTCATATAAGCCTTAGTTCTGGTGTTTAACTTCTCCTTACGTCCCCCGGATTTTAATTTCCTCTTCAATTCATGATTTTCTTCCTGTAATTTGTTTATTGTTTCTTCTAAGACTCTGATATATTTTTCTTGATTCATTGTTGTCACCCACAAAGTTCACTTATTCATTTATGAACACAATAACTTAAAAAAAATCCTCCGTCAAGAGGATTTCCAAAAATAGTTAATTTAAGATTTTAGATACTTTGCAAGCGCATATGTTCATCTTTCAGTGTTTTCACAAGCTCTACACTTTTCTATTTTTTTGTATTTATAGTAATGGTATTTTTAGCTGTATCCTGAGTTGTTTCTACATTAAATGCTTTCATTATATCGTCCAGATTAAAATAGGTGGCTCCAGCAATAATATAAGCTGTAAGCTTAACTTCTTTGCCATCTATATTGATTTTATAGGTACTGAGTGTGGCGGTTTTAGCTTTTCCATCACCCTTTGCCAAATCGCCTTTTACAGCTTTATAGGATTTATTACTTTGCATTGTGATTTCTTTTTTTGCACCGTCCAAAGTCACATTAAACTGTTTCTTTGAGCCTTTTAGCAAACAAGCCAGATCTCGGATTTTGAAATAGCTACCGCCGCTTATTGTATACGCCTCAAGGGTCTTTTGTACTCCGTCTACCGATACCTTTGAGGTAAGCGGCTTAGCGGTTATTGGCGTAGAAACTGTTTTGTAAGTAAGACCATTTTCCTTTGCGTATTTTTCTGCATAAGAGCCTGGTTCTACAGTGACCACTAATTTAGGCAATGGTTTTGAACTCATATCGCCAAGCGGGTTAACAGCTTGTTCTGCTGCAAAAGCATCCTCCCCAATGGATTTGACACTGCTTGGTATTTTTATTTCACGTAATGAGGTACAATTTTGGAAGGCAAAATCCCCTATAGAAGTAACACTGTTAGGAATATTGATACTCTTCAAGCCTATAGAATTTCTAAAGGCGGCCATTCCTATAGTTGTTACACTATTGCCGATAGTTACATTTTCAATTTTTGTTCTGTCTGATATTGAACCTTCACCAATTATTTTCACAGTATTTGGTATAACAATCTTACTTTCAGAGCCAAAATAGTTAATGAGTTCACCGTTCTCAATCAGGAAGTTACTTCCGTATAAAGCATCATCAATATTTTCTGGCAATTCTCCCATTTTATTAAAGTCCTCTGGAGAATAGGTCTTGCCATCAATTGTATAGATTGGGCCATTCTCGGTAAATTTAAAACTGGTATTTGCCAAAGCTGGCATTGTTATTGCACTAACTGCCAATAAGGTTACGTACAACATTCGTTTTTTCATCTTTGCATCCTCCTAAATCTCATTTATTTCAAACTTCGCAATACTACCTCTAATGAGTTTTCCTAAATAACAATTCATAAATCTTTCTAGTTCTACTTTTTCATCATAAAAAGAATTGCCCAGTAACAAATCCCCATTCCAAAAGCAGAGCCTTTCGCTGTGTGATCTACACACTTATTATAAATGAAAGATTTTATTATATTTCATCATCTGCATGAAACATCATTTTTACGTCATGAAATATAGCTCACCCTTTTTAAATAATGTATTTTTTTAAATGCTTACCACGCTAAATAGTTCTAAAACTGTTCGCAGCGGTACATAGCTTGTGCCATTTTCCTGATAGGCTGGAACGGGCAGGGTCACTTGATCGTTATTATGTAGTGCTTCTTTTGCATTAAGTGTAAATATGAGCGTCTGATCTGCCTTACTTATTGTCACTGTTTTGGCAATTGCATCATAGCTATAGCTTAAATCCATGATTTTGCTCACATCTCTTACAGGAACCACAGCACTTCCAAATAGTAATTCACCTCTAATACTTTGATCATCTATAGTGGTTTCCCACGGTCGCTTATTTAGCCTTATCACTTCAGCCGCTAGCTGTAATGGAATATTTTTATTTTTTTCCCATATTTCTTGATATTCGCCCCATTTGAGTGGCTTTTGGTTCACTGTCTTGCCAATTTCTAATGTAAAGCTAGCCCTATCAAATTCTTGTATAAACCAATCTGTAAACCCAAGGCCCCCTGTAGATTCGCTAGGCGGTACCAAAGCATAGCCGGTCATCTGAGATAGTATTCCTGCAAGCTCTGCTGATTTAGCATAAGCCTTTCCTGTCTGATGATACCACCAATAAATAACTTGCCCTGCACTATGATAGGCGATTGCCGCCTGAAAATCTTTCTCATAACATAAATCTCTAAGCGCTTGTGTTTCCGTCTCTGAAAAAGGCGCTGTCCCTGGATACCCTTTAGCACCGGGAGCTTTGCTTAGTTTTACAGTTGCATATAAAGTAGGATAGTTTCTATTGAGATCTACCCCTCTTCCATTCGCTTTCCAACTCGGTAATGTACTCATGGCGAGGTCCGCTCCATCTGGATTGAGTAAGGGTACAAACCATATTGAAACCGTATTTAAAAGAGCCCTTACGTTATAACCATTAATCGTCTCATTATTGGTATAAGCTTCTGCAAGATAATCTAGCTGGTCTAAAACTAAAATAGTTGTTAAAGCTTCCCTCCCATGATGCCCACCATTAATAAGTATATTTTTGTCCCCTTTTCCCAGTCTTATGGCTTTGATTTCTGTTCCTTCTTTAGCAGACTTTCCTATTGTAATTAATTCTGTAATATCACTATATGTAGTATTTATCTTTTCTATCGCGCGATTTGTTTTTTCACTTATGCCTGCCGTATAAATCGGTTTTGAATCCAAAACCTTTGCTTGCAATAACCCAGGCGGTACTACTATGGATAGCACTATCATTAATGCATAATATTTCTTTAAATCCATTCCTTGCCTCCCTATTGTTACAACTACTTTATAAATGATTTATTTAAATTCAATAGGATCTTTCTCAAAAAAGGTCCAAGGGTTTAAAAACGTACCATCTTTCCATATAGCAAAATGAAGATGCGGTCCTGTTGAGTAACCCGTTGATCCCATTTTGCCAATAATATCTCCTTTTTTAACGAAATCTTTTTCTTTCACTAAGATTTTACTTAGGTGAAAGTATGAGGTGAAAACACCCAATCCGTGATCAATGACTATGGTATTGCCAGTGATAATAAGTTTTTTGGCTAATACCACCTTGCCATTGTTAGAAGCCATTATTGGCGTTCCAGTATTATTTGCAATATCAATAGCAAGATGTCTGCTAGGCGTAGGATTGTCATTTGTGTAACGTGTTGCGCAATAATCAGTCGTAATTCTCCCCTTAGCAGGTTGAATAAATGCGCCGTTCCATAATTTTTCCTGAATAGGATTAGCTCTTGCAGCATCAAAATGCACTTGATCTTTTGCAGAATTATTAGTTGTGGCAATAGCTGCAGTAGATTTTGATACTTTAAGATATTGAACATCAAAAGTTTTGGGGAAGATTTTAACCTCTAAAGTGGTCAGCCGTTTTGTTCGTACGTCAGAAACCTGAATTTGATATTTGCCTGGGGTAGACCAAGCGTAAACTGGTATCAAACCAACAAATCCATCTTCGTACTTATAGAATTGAATGGGCTTATTGTAAAAGGGTGCACTCACAGAAAAGTTTTCAGCCAAATCCGTATTGGAAACAAAAACAGCAAAGCTATCCCCAGGATAAACACTTGTTTTATTGAGTCTAACATCCAATGCCTTTACAATGCCGCAATTTTCTTTATGATACTGCTCGGCATAATTAACAGCTAGCTCATTTAACTGCCCTTTGAATAGATAATCCTCTTCATTTGCTGTCCTATCCTTTATTACTGCCTGTTCTACTGATCCCACAGGCAAGTCTTTTTTGAACAATAGTCTGCATGCCTCAAAATAGGATATAGCCTCGTTATACGTTGCTTGATCTTTGTAATTAGTAATGTTTATATCTTCCTTAGTAACCCCCATCATTTTTGCATAGTTAACCCATGCTGCATTTGGATATTCCTCTTCTTTTTCAGAATACCCATCTAGATTATCCGTATTGAAAGTTACACTTAATGCGAGTTTTAATACTTCTGCTCTTGTTACAAGTTCATCAGATCTTGCGCTTTGATTATCATACATTTTATCAAAACCGTAAGTTCTCATTTTCTCTTCATACTTTACATATAGATTTTTTGTAATGACATTGTTCGATAAATCAGTATTCATAGCCTTGGCTATATCAACTTCCCTAATATCATAATAGCCAATTTCATTACCATAGGTGATACTAGATAAAGAAAACCCTAAAGTTAGAACAAGTAACACGTTTAACATTTTTTTCATTAAAATTTTAATTTTTGTTTTCACTTTAATCCACCCTACATAACTTTCTTAAGTTTATTAGTCAAACAGATACTTCCTCTGTGTGATCTATGCCCTTATGATAAATGAAAAGTTTTACTATATTTCATTGCCTGCATGAAGCATCATTTTTACGTCATGAAATATAGTTCACAGTTCTTATTGAATGTTTTATATTTTAAGCCTTTTTAAACATTAATCTCTTCTAAGAAAGCCCATAATCATCTTTATTTCCCATATAGCTATAATAGTATTAAAAATTGGTACAAAAAAAATAGTGACAGTCCATAGATAATGAACGGGCTCCCCATGCTTAGTTATTCTGACTTCCACTTCATCCTTTGTTAACCTAGGCATTAAAACATAAAAGAAAAATGAAAAGGCTATGCTCCATATATAAATCCAAATATAGGCCATTTATGTCACCCACTAAGTTCACTTATTCATTTATGAACACAATAACTTAAAAAAAAAATCCTCCGTCAAGAGAATTTCCAAAAATAGTTAATTATTATATCAGTCCGTCCTCAAGAATTACATCGGCAATACTTTCTGGCATGATTTCTCCATTTTAATTGGCTTTTATGCTATACTTTTTTTATCATCTATTGGATGTTTGACTAAATGTGCATTATATAGATTTCACATCTTTAAATTTTAGTTATTCACGATAATATTTGATGTGAAATCATTCTGGGAAACAACATTATAGTGATGAATAACTCAAGTTTATATGTTGTTTCTCTATACCTATAAGCATATTAAAGAGGAGGCTTTAATGATATGAAAAATACACTGTGTACACAACTACTACAGGATACTCTAGAACAATTGATTGCCCTAAAAGGCATTCGTCATGCTATTTTCTCAGTAGAAAGTCTGGACGGATCATTCAAATGGGCTGGTGCTAAAGGCATCGCACAATCTGATGGAACCCCTATGGACGTCGATACCCCATTTTGGATTGCAAGTATAACAAAGTTATTCATTGCTTCAACCATTCTAAAGCTCCACGAATCCCACAAACTCTCTATTGATGACTTCATTATAGCGCATCTGCCAGAGGATATGCTAAGAGGCGTGCATGTAGTTAAAGGTGTGGATTACTACGATCAGTTAACTATCCGGCACCTGCTTAGCCATTCCTCAGGCATTCCAGATTATTTAGAAATTAAGTCAGGCAACAAGAAAACAATTATAGATGAAATACTAGAAGGCGATGACAAGGCTTGGACTACTAACGATGTGCTTCAAATTGTCCGCAAAGCACAAAAACCTTTATTTGAACCCCAGCCGCTGACCAGCTCAAAATATCGCGTGCGTTATTCTGATACAAATTTTCAAATTTTAATCGCTATTATAGAAGCTGTAACGCATCAAAGTATAGAAGAAGCTTTTAAGGATTATTTATTTAAGCCTTTAAACTTAACTAGCACTTTTCATCCTGGAAGTACGCCTCTTTCTCAGTCAAAACCTGCCGCTGCTGTCTGGATCGGAGATATTGCCTTTGACAACAAACCCCTTGGCATCCGGTCTTTTGGTGATCTTAACAGCACTTTAGCGGACTTAACTGCGTTTATGAGAGCGCTTATAGCGGGCCAAGTATTTGAAAATAAGGAAACTTTAGACATGATGTGTGGCATGTGGCAGACCTTCGATTTTGGATTTAGTCTTTTGGCTCCTGGATGGCCCATACAGTATGGACTTGGCATGATGCGCTTTAAAATACCACGTTTTATGACGCCATTTAGCCCTATCCCTGATTTAATTGGACACACTGGCGCTACTGGCTCGTGGCTCTTTTATTGTGCTGAATTAGAATTGATTTTTGCAGGAACACTCAGCCAAGTAACAGCTGCACCAGTCCCCTTTAAAGTTATACCTAAATTATTAAAAGCATTTAAGTGACAGTAATACAATTATTTTATATTTACTATTCATCTACTCCTAGCTCCTGCACTAGTAAATTAAAATCTACAAATTCATGTTCTTCACTTTAAAGCCTTTTTAAACTTGCCTATTAGACAGATAAGTCTTTCTCCTATAAGATCCCTCTAGCTGCCAACCTAGTCAACCGATAGTGCCCATAAGTATAGCGAGGCAACTGAGCCATAAGGCGCATAACGCTTGCGGTAAACTTCGAATTTCTCTTTCGGAAGTTCTTTAAGGTTATATAACCTCATCATGCCTCTGCAAATGGCGAGGTCCTTATAACTTAATACATTGGGCCTTCCAAGTGAAAATATGAGCAGCATCTCTACAGTCCAAACACCCACTCCGTTTAACTTAGTAAGTAGTTTTATAATCTCTTCATCAGTCATTGTATGAAGTGTGGCAAAATCTACTTCCCCAGATAGCGCTGCATCAGCAATGCCTTTTATATAGCCAGCTTTCCTTACAGACATACCACAGCTCCCAATAGCCTCAAGCTCTGTACTTGCAATGCTTACTGGCGTAATCTCTCCAAGCAGCTTATACAGCCTGTTCCAAACTGTTTCAGCTGCTTTATTTGAAATTTGCTGGCTAACAATGCTTGATACAAGTGCTATAAATGGATCTGGTGTAATCTCACGTTCGATCTTTCCTATTCGCTCTATGGCTTTAGCGAGCTTTTTGTCTTTGCGTTTTAGATAATCTACTTCTTTATCTCCGTATTCAAATATTTGCATATATTTTTCTCCATTATATCATTTCTTTTTCAATTTACTTTCTGCCTTTTTAATGTTTTCTGCTGCTCTATATTTAACAATCTTACGTATTAAATCATAAGGCAGTGGTTTATCTATAGGAAATTGAACCGAGCCTTTTGCACCTTTATATCCTGACAGTTCCTGTTTAAATGCCTCAATCCCAGTAGGTGCGGGATAAAATCCTATATGCTTTTTAAAAGCAGCAAAATGCACCAAATTACCATGTAAGGAAAAGGTAGGCATTTGATAACTAATTTTCTCCTGGGCATCTGGTGCTGATTCTTTTATAGCTTTTCTTAATTCTTCAAGTATTATTTGAACTTGCTCCGGAAATTGTGCAATGTACTCATCAATTGATTGATAAGAAATTTTTCTTATATTGGTTGCAATGATATTCAGCCAAAATTCATCCACACGTTCTGGTCTTACATCCTTGGTTATCCACATTTCTTCTAATTTAATCCCCTCACTTGTAAATAACTCTATGGCTTTCTCTTCTGTTAGATCATGAAAGTAACGTCCATTTCTCTCTCCTTCAAAAGTTCCGTGCTTAAAAGTTGCAAATAGAATACCTCCTGGTTTTAAAGCCTTTGTCAACTTGCCGATTACACTTCTCAGTTCTGTACTTGGGACATGCAAGAGAGATGCACATGCCCATATGCCGTCAAAGCATTTTTCAAAGGTTATGTCCTGAAATCTTAGTTGTAATACCTCTTGTCCTATATAATCTTTTGCCATTTTGCAAAGCTCACTTGAAGCATCTATGGCTGTTACTTGGTATCCAAGCTTCTTAAAGTTTAAGCTGTCTCGTCCCGAGCCACATCCAGCATCCAATATGTGTGCGCCTTGCGGGAGTTTCCCCAGAAAAGCTGTGTAATGTTCACTCATATTAGCGTTAACTGTTCCATCAAAGAATTCTTTGGCATTATTGTTATAATAGTTAGCCATGTCACTTTCCCTCGCCATTATTTTTATTATTTTAAAGCATTAAATTAATATTTTTTACCTTAAGCCCGTCTCAATAATAAGTTAAAGTTCTAAAATCCATTACCTCCTTAAGAGTGTAGCTTAAAGCTTTATTCCTTTTTGATATTCTTTAAGTAACTTTCACTAGATTCTTCTGCTACAATATCCACTTCTTGTTCTGAATTTATATTATAGAAGCAGTTCTCACTATTGTTATTTTCGTATTCCTTATACTTCCATATGCCATATCCTTGATTATATGCAATTTGATAAAGTGGTAATATGGTATTAGTAAGAGCCTTTTTAAATTCTTCTTCATCAACATTTTGTAATCCTTTTTTATGAGCAAATTTCAGCGGAATATTAATATGTAAATAATCCTCTAGTAGTGGTTTCATTTGTGTATGACTTCTCATAAAGTTAAAAGCACCGTATTGTATTTGGCAAAAGTCATTAAAATAAGTATCCATATCAGGTAGTCTATTACTTTTCGAACTATTAATATTCTTAAAACTTGGGATTAGGTTCCACATTTCGTCATGCAGCACAAAACTCCATGGAATAAAATGATCAATGCTAAGTTGCCCATAGCGTTCTAGATTATATTCATCAAATCTTTTATTAATGTAAATATCTTTTAATAATACAAATCTATTAAAGGATCGCCACATCTTTTCAGCTTTACTTAAATCCCTTTTATATGGTGGCTTAACCTTTAGTGGAATAGCAGGTACATTAGGATTCTTCTTCTGCAAGAAATAGATGAGCTTGTAATTAATCCACCCATAAATAATATTTTGATTCTCTACTAAATACTTATACCAGTTTTCACCTATTACAATCATCTTTTGTTTAGGATAAATTTTATAGAATGCATTCTCATCCTTTAATGCATATTCTGTAATTTTCCTATTCTTCTCTTTTTCTGGAGTGCCTCTAAGTAACTCTCCATAAAAAGGCGATAGCATCCTGTATGGTACAAGCTTATAAAGTCCCTCTATATATTTGATAACCTCTTTATCTTGAAGTTCATAAAGTGTCTTAAAAAGTACATGTTCCTTTTCATCTGCAGGTATCTCGTGTTGATCTCTTATATACTCTACAATATCTCCAAGTTTATCTGATTGGCCAAAACTAAGCTTATATTGCACAATAGGATACCATGCACTACTTATCATATGACATACAATCTCTTTAAAACCTATCTCTCTTTTCCCATTTATAACTTCCTTAATAATGCCACTTAACCAAAAAGGCTTATAGCTTGCACTTAGTATCTTATACTCTAATAGCGTTCCAAATATCCTAATATCCACTTCACTATTTTTGGGTAAATCAATCAAATTTTCCACCTGCTTACTTATTAATAAAGTTCTTAATAACATCAATTATTCCTTGTCCATAATTTTAACATTATGCATCTCTAGACACTCTTCTTTATACAGATCCTTTTCCAAAATAATCATATCCTTTGAATCTTCTATTTCTAAACTGTACTGCCTTGCTTGAAATACTCTTAGAGAAATTTTATAACCTTGTCATTCTCATGTTGACAGGCCTATTATCTTTCCATGTGAAACCTTTCATTCTTTTCCAACTAGAGCTGAACGTTTACTTCAAAAGATTTTACTCTTATTGCAATTAATCCTTTCTTTAAACTTATCCAAAAACAAAATCTTACTCTTGCTGGTAATAGTGCTTGTATCCACGGTCACACTTCATATAGCAACACCAAAACCTGTAAATGTCGCAAAAATAGTATTTAAGATTTTAAATATGGCCGTAAGATTTTCAAATTGATGCTACTTGAAATTGGAAAATGATGAAAATCATTGTTTCTATGGCTATCCCCTAAAATTCCAAGCTGCTTCTATTAATACTCATTATACTCAAGTCTATTCACCTCAAGTTTGATCTCATTTACATTCCAAGATGCTTCTATTAATACTAACCTTTTAGAAGAGAATCAACATTTTTCACTTGTATTTACATTCCAGAATGCTTCTATTAATACCTGGCAAGGACTACCTCCTATGACTATCTCTGCATCATTTACATTCCAGGATGCTTCTATTAATACTACAATTATTGAACTTGCGAGCCTTATTAGAAATACATTTACATTCCAGGATGCTTCTATTAATACTCTGTCATATCGATGATTTCGCCTCTTGTTTTTCTTCATTTACATTCCAGGATGCTTCTATTAATACCTGAAATTTTAGGAATGGTTGCAGTTGCTTTACCGATATTTACATTCCAGGATGCTTCTATTAATACTAGAGGTTATAGCTGCACAATAGATAAGTTTCAAGAATTTACATTCCAGGATGCTTCTATTAATACTAAAATCTAATAGTTATAAGGAAGTCGAAAAAATGACATTTACATTCCAGGATGCTTCTATTAATACTTCCATTGTTCATAGGATGCACACATTGTACCATTATTTACATTCCAGGATGCTTCTATTAATACGAAGCTAATATGGTGACTACAAGTACTAACAGGGAAATTTACATTCCAGGATGCTTCTATTAATACATATCAACAGGGGCGACAACATTATATACTCTTCCTGATTTACATTCCAGGATGCTTCTATTAATACAGCAAAGAATGCAGAGAATGGGCAGGGTTTAGTCAATTTACATTCCAGGATGCTTCTATTAATACTCGCAATAGTAGCGGTCATTGTTGCAAGACTGATTTATTTACATTCCAGGATGCTTCTATTAATACTCTATAAATCGTGCATTCTCATGCGCTTCTGGATAATTTACATTCCAGGATGCTTCTATTAATACACGATATATGCTACATAGAACAGATCGTGAGGAGAATATTTACATTCCAGGATGCTTCTATTAATACGGTACTATGATACAAGTATGGTTAATAGATGAACAATTTACATTCCAGGATGCTTCTATTAATACTAAGGATGCAACAACTATCACAGCAACCACATCCAAATTTACATTCCAGGATGCTTCTATTAATACCTGATGCTTTCCCAGTTCATGGTCTACATCTTTTTTGATTTACATTCCAGGATGCTTCTATTAATACAAACCACCTACCGCAGCGCCTACTGCCGCGCCTATATTTACATTCCAGGATGCTTCTATTAATACCAAG
Protein-coding sequences here:
- a CDS encoding HNH endonuclease domain-containing protein, which gives rise to MIDLPKNSEVDIRIFGTLLEYKILSASYKPFWLSGIIKEVINGKREIGFKEIVCHMISSAWYPIVQYKLSFGQSDKLGDIVEYIRDQHEIPADEKEHVLFKTLYELQDKEVIKYIEGLYKLVPYRMLSPFYGELLRGTPEKEKNRKITEYALKDENAFYKIYPKQKMIVIGENWYKYLVENQNIIYGWINYKLIYFLQKKNPNVPAIPLKVKPPYKRDLSKAEKMWRSFNRFVLLKDIYINKRFDEYNLERYGQLSIDHFIPWSFVLHDEMWNLIPSFKNINSSKSNRLPDMDTYFNDFCQIQYGAFNFMRSHTQMKPLLEDYLHINIPLKFAHKKGLQNVDEEEFKKALTNTILPLYQIAYNQGYGIWKYKEYENNNSENCFYNINSEQEVDIVAEESSESYLKNIKKE